A region from the Acomys russatus chromosome 20, mAcoRus1.1, whole genome shotgun sequence genome encodes:
- the LOC127204210 gene encoding uncharacterized protein LOC127204210 codes for MKPSADKLEIIACAVLILVSSVGNACLFYSTSKCITGGLQTSFLLMISLVFVHLLKNLVGNTLKLVYSSGILLDSVGCKALHFTAALTTSLAIWFMLHLALLYHRKLYQIVHPLSRAANLNQEKYSLKGISALWVAGVAVYIPVLVYTTKPEHPSSANGTGSLSTNRLYMDCLTAFGNEQVEFYYGKIFLVLIDILPLAVLVFVCLWMAALLLEKKKMTYGDIWIGDDDSETEVLRGAKFSILLMLLITPLWASHFILVYFSKDLAACAFIPAVLTALSSGFSALSPFPLMLVNYKMKLVSFCGVQREKSTPQPADIILSPYA; via the coding sequence ATGAAGCCCTCTGCAGACAAGCTTGAGATCATTGCGTGTGCCGTTCTCATCCTCGTGAGCTCCGTAGGAAACGCGTGTTTATTTTATTCCACAAGCAAGTGCATCACCGGGGGCCTGCAAACATCCTTTCTTCTCATGATCAGCCTCGTATTCGTGCATCTTCTTAAAAACCTGGTGGGGAACACCCTCAAGCTCGTGTACTCTTCTGGTATCTTGCTGGATTCGGTGGGCTGCAAAGCTCTGCACTTCACGGCGGCCCTGACAACTTCCCTGGCCATCTGGTTCATGTTACACTTGGCGTTGCTCTACCACAGGAAGCTTTACCAAATTGTCCACCCCTTGAGCAGGGCTGCAAACCTGAACCAAGAGAAATACTCCTTGAAGGGGATTTCTGCACTCTGGGTGGCTGGTGTGGCAGTGTATATCCCAGTATTGGTATACACTACAAAACCTGAACACCCTAGTTCTGCGAACGGTACAGGCTCCCTCTCTACTAACAGACTTTACATGGATTGCTTAACTGCCTTTGGAAATGAGCAGGTAGAGTTTTActatgggaaaatatttttagttttaattgatATTCTCCCTTTAGCCGTCTtagtgtttgtctgtctctggatGGCTGCCCTCCTTttagagaagaagaagatgacatACGGTGACATCTGGATTGGAGACGATGACTCAGAAACCGAGGTCCTTCGAGGGGCCAAGTTCAGCATCTTGTTAATGTTGCTGATCACGCCTCTTTGGGCTTCTCACTTTATCTTAGTCTATTTCTCGAAGGACTTGGCAGCGTGTGCCTTTATTCCAGCTGTTCTCACAGccctctcctctggcttctctgcTCTTAGTCCTTTCCCGCTTATGTTGGTTAATTACAAAATGAAGCTGGTGTCCTTCTGTGGCGTCCAACGGGAAAAATCCACACCACAGCCCGCAGACATTATTCTGTCTCCGTATGCTTAA